Proteins encoded by one window of Bradyrhizobium sp. B097:
- a CDS encoding NADH-quinone oxidoreductase subunit J, which produces MILPALFFYLFAAACVASAVMVIVSRNPVHSVLYLILAFVNASGLFILMGAEFLGMMLIVVYVGAVAVLFLFVIMMLDVDFVELREGFMQYLPIGIVIGGIFLFELLLVVGAWVINPSVTKTITAAIPTNVSNTEALGLVLYTKYIHYFQLAGMVLLVAMIGAIVLTLRHKANVKRQNINVQNARTPEIAMAMRKVASGQGLQDADAAEWVK; this is translated from the coding sequence ATGATCCTTCCGGCGCTGTTCTTCTATCTGTTTGCCGCGGCCTGCGTGGCCTCGGCGGTCATGGTGATTGTCTCGCGCAATCCCGTGCACTCCGTGCTGTACCTGATCCTGGCCTTCGTCAACGCCTCGGGCCTGTTCATCCTGATGGGCGCCGAGTTCCTCGGGATGATGCTGATCGTCGTCTATGTCGGCGCCGTCGCGGTGCTGTTCCTGTTCGTGATCATGATGCTCGACGTCGACTTCGTCGAACTGCGCGAGGGCTTCATGCAGTACCTGCCGATCGGTATCGTGATCGGCGGCATCTTCCTGTTCGAGCTGCTGCTGGTGGTCGGCGCCTGGGTGATCAACCCGTCCGTGACCAAGACGATCACGGCGGCGATCCCGACCAATGTCAGCAACACCGAGGCGCTCGGCCTCGTGCTCTACACGAAGTACATCCATTACTTCCAGCTCGCCGGCATGGTGCTGCTGGTCGCGATGATCGGCGCCATCGTGCTGACGCTGCGCCACAAGGCCAACGTCAAGCGGCAGAACATCAACGTGCAGAACGCGCGCACGCCCGAGATTGCGATGGCGATGCGCAAGGTGGCGTCGGGGCAGGGCCTGCAGGATGCCGATGCGGCGGAGTGGGTGAAATGA
- the nuoH gene encoding NADH-quinone oxidoreductase subunit NuoH: MAEFFASAFWTGFLWPLIIMVAESLLLLVVLLIAIAYILLADRKIWAAVQIRRGPNVVGPFGLLQSFADLLKFVLKEPVIPSGSNKGVFLLAPLVSCILALAAWAVIPFNLGWVISDINVGILYIFAISSLSIYGIIMAGWSSNSKYPFLAALRSAAQMVSYEVSIGFVIITVLLCVGSLNLSAVVEAQNTRGLAHLIGLPQLTILNWYVWPLFPMFVVFYVSALAETNRPPFDLVEAESELVAGFMTEYGSTPYLLFMLGEYVAITTMCALASILFLGGWLPPVNLPPFTWIPGIVWFALKVFFMFFMFAMAKAIVPRYRYDQLMRLGWKVFLPLSLAMVVIVAGVLQFAGIAPK; this comes from the coding sequence ATGGCTGAATTCTTCGCAAGCGCGTTCTGGACCGGCTTCCTCTGGCCGCTGATCATCATGGTCGCGGAGAGCCTGTTGCTGCTCGTCGTGCTGCTGATCGCGATCGCCTACATCCTGCTCGCCGACCGCAAGATCTGGGCGGCGGTGCAGATCCGCCGCGGCCCCAACGTGGTCGGCCCGTTCGGATTGCTGCAATCCTTCGCTGACCTCTTGAAATTCGTGCTGAAGGAGCCGGTGATTCCGTCGGGCTCCAACAAGGGCGTGTTCCTGCTGGCGCCGCTGGTCTCGTGCATCCTGGCGCTCGCCGCCTGGGCCGTGATCCCGTTCAATCTCGGCTGGGTGATCTCCGACATCAATGTCGGCATCCTCTACATCTTCGCGATCTCCTCGCTGTCGATCTACGGCATCATCATGGCCGGCTGGTCGTCGAACTCGAAGTATCCGTTCCTGGCCGCGCTGCGTTCGGCGGCGCAGATGGTGTCCTACGAGGTCTCGATCGGCTTCGTCATCATCACCGTGCTGCTCTGCGTCGGCTCGCTGAACCTGTCGGCGGTGGTTGAGGCCCAGAACACCCGTGGGCTCGCGCACCTGATCGGTCTGCCGCAGCTCACCATCCTGAACTGGTATGTGTGGCCGCTGTTCCCGATGTTCGTGGTATTCTACGTCTCGGCGCTGGCGGAAACCAACCGTCCGCCGTTCGACCTGGTCGAAGCGGAGTCCGAGCTCGTCGCCGGCTTCATGACCGAATACGGCTCGACGCCGTATCTCTTGTTCATGCTCGGCGAGTATGTCGCGATCACCACGATGTGCGCGCTGGCGTCGATCCTGTTCCTGGGCGGCTGGCTGCCGCCGGTCAATCTGCCGCCGTTCACCTGGATTCCGGGCATCGTCTGGTTCGCCCTGAAGGTGTTCTTCATGTTCTTCATGTTCGCGATGGCGAAGGCGATCGTGCCGCGCTACCGCTACGATCAACTGATGCGGCTCGGCTGGAAGGTGTTCCTGCCGCTGTCGCTGGCGATGGTGGTGATCGTGGCCGGTGTGCTGCAGTTCGCCGGCATCGCGCCGAAGTGA
- the nuoN gene encoding NADH-quinone oxidoreductase subunit NuoN — protein sequence MSFSSAGYQLQPVLPELVLAVGAMVLLMIGAYRGQGTTRLITALAVCLLVLTGVLELWLPVGKLVTFGGSFIVDDFARFLKILALIASAATLILSTEYLSQPSTRNFEFSILVLLSTLGMMVLISAGDLISLYLGLELMSLALYVVAASQRDNAKSSEAGLKYFVLGALSSGMLLYGASLIYGFTGTVSFAGIAAAATTGSIGIVFGLVFLLAGLCFKVSAVPFHMWTPDVYEGAPTPVTAFFASAPKVAALAVFTRATLTAFPGIVTQWQQILVFVAIASMALGSFAAIGQSNIKRLMAYSSIGHMGFALVGLASGTVEGAQGVLIYIAIYVAMTLGTFSIILAMKRNGQALEQISDFAGLSRTNPLIAFVFAMLLFSLAGVPPLAGFFGKWYVFVAAIKANLFTLAVIGVLTSVVGAFYYLSIVKVMYFDQPLGKLDPVRVELRTVLAVAGIFNIFFFAYPGPLVSVATAAAKSLF from the coding sequence ATGAGCTTTTCCAGTGCAGGTTATCAGTTGCAGCCGGTGCTGCCGGAGCTGGTGCTCGCGGTCGGCGCCATGGTGCTGTTGATGATCGGAGCCTACCGCGGGCAGGGGACGACCCGGCTGATCACCGCGCTCGCGGTGTGTCTCCTGGTCCTGACCGGCGTGCTCGAGCTCTGGCTGCCGGTCGGCAAGCTCGTCACCTTCGGCGGCAGCTTCATCGTCGACGACTTCGCCCGCTTCCTGAAGATCCTCGCTTTGATCGCCTCGGCGGCAACGCTGATCCTGTCGACCGAGTACCTGTCCCAGCCGTCGACCCGCAATTTCGAGTTCTCGATCCTGGTGCTGCTGTCGACGCTCGGCATGATGGTGCTGATCTCGGCCGGCGACCTGATCTCGCTCTATCTGGGCCTCGAGCTGATGAGCCTTGCGCTCTACGTCGTCGCCGCCAGCCAACGTGACAATGCCAAGTCGAGCGAAGCCGGCCTGAAGTATTTCGTGCTCGGCGCGCTGTCGTCGGGCATGCTGCTCTACGGCGCCTCGCTGATCTACGGCTTCACCGGTACCGTCAGCTTCGCCGGCATCGCGGCGGCCGCGACCACCGGCAGCATCGGCATCGTGTTCGGCCTGGTGTTCCTGCTCGCCGGCCTCTGCTTCAAGGTCTCGGCGGTGCCGTTCCATATGTGGACGCCCGACGTCTATGAGGGCGCACCGACGCCGGTGACGGCGTTCTTCGCCTCAGCCCCGAAGGTCGCGGCGCTCGCCGTGTTCACCCGCGCGACGCTGACCGCGTTCCCGGGCATCGTTACCCAGTGGCAGCAGATTCTGGTGTTCGTGGCGATCGCCTCGATGGCGCTGGGCTCGTTCGCCGCGATCGGCCAGTCCAATATCAAGCGGCTGATGGCCTATTCCTCGATCGGCCATATGGGCTTTGCGCTGGTCGGCCTCGCCTCCGGCACGGTCGAGGGCGCGCAGGGCGTCTTGATCTACATCGCGATCTATGTCGCGATGACGCTCGGCACCTTCTCGATCATCCTTGCCATGAAGCGCAACGGCCAGGCGCTGGAGCAGATCAGTGATTTCGCCGGCCTGTCCCGCACCAACCCGCTGATTGCCTTCGTCTTCGCGATGCTGCTGTTCTCGCTGGCCGGCGTGCCGCCGCTCGCCGGCTTCTTCGGCAAATGGTACGTGTTCGTCGCCGCGATCAAGGCCAATCTGTTCACGCTCGCGGTGATCGGCGTGCTGACCAGCGTGGTGGGCGCGTTCTATTATCTGTCGATCGTCAAGGTGATGTATTTCGACCAGCCGCTCGGCAAGCTCGACCCGGTCCGCGTCGAGCTGCGCACCGTGCTGGCGGTCGCTGGCATCTTCAACATCTTCTTCTTCGCCTATCCGGGCCCGCTGGTGAGTGTGGCCACGGCGGCGGCGAAGTCGCTGTTCTAA
- the mce gene encoding methylmalonyl-CoA epimerase encodes MLGRLNHVAIAVKDARQAAKIYGTAFNAEISDAVPLPEHGVITVFVTLPNTKIEFIEPLGEASPIAKFVERNADGGIHHVCYDVPDIIAARDRMIAEGARVLGDGQPKIGAHGKPVLFFHPKDFSGALVEIEQA; translated from the coding sequence ATGCTGGGCCGGCTCAATCATGTCGCCATCGCGGTCAAGGACGCCAGGCAGGCCGCCAAGATCTACGGCACGGCCTTCAATGCCGAGATTTCCGACGCGGTGCCGCTGCCGGAGCATGGCGTCATCACCGTGTTCGTGACGCTGCCCAACACCAAGATCGAGTTCATCGAGCCGCTCGGCGAGGCCTCGCCGATCGCGAAGTTCGTCGAGCGCAACGCCGATGGCGGCATCCACCATGTCTGCTACGACGTGCCTGACATCATCGCCGCCCGCGACCGCATGATCGCCGAGGGCGCGCGGGTGCTGGGCGACGGCCAACCGAAGATCGGCGCGCACGGCAAGCCGGTGCTGTTCTTCCACCCCAAGGACTTTTCCGGCGCCCTGGTCGAGATCGAGCAGGCCTGA
- a CDS encoding ribonuclease J encodes MARPDELTFAPLGGVGEIGMNLSIYGLGNRHQRSFLAVDLGVSFGDEEHLPGIDLIMPDVRFLEKERNNLMGLVLTHAHEDHFGAIIDLWPKLGCKIYATQFSAALFEAKCAAERNPPKIPITVIPSGGRVDIGPFNVEFIPVAHSIPESHALAIKTDVGTVLHTGDWKIDPTPIIGLPTDERRLRELGDEGVLALVGDSTNAVRDGRSPSETEVAATIKKLVKAAKGRVAVTTFASNVARVRAVADAANAADREVVVVGRAMERVVQVARECGYLDGSHKFRSTDYYGHFPPDKVLALCTGSQGEPRAALARIANNDHPQVTLNRGDTVIFSSRTIPGNEKAVGGIINGLVTQGVEIITDREHLVHVSGHPRRDELRDMISWVRPQLLIPVHGEALHLAEHAKLARAAGVPKVLTCRNGDLVKLGPGDPGIVGEVPSGRLYKDGTILEDSKSRAVVERRRMGFAGCAFVAVAMTAQGEMVDDPEVDLVGMPEKNAAGELFDDIVFDVVVSTIEGLPRPRRRDPDALGESVRRAVRAALNEQWGKKPICVVHVLTV; translated from the coding sequence ATGGCGCGACCTGACGAGCTTACCTTTGCACCGCTCGGCGGCGTCGGCGAGATCGGCATGAATTTGTCGATCTATGGTCTCGGCAACCGCCACCAGCGCTCGTTCCTCGCGGTCGATCTCGGCGTCTCCTTCGGCGACGAGGAGCATCTGCCGGGGATCGACCTGATCATGCCGGATGTGCGTTTTCTCGAGAAGGAGCGCAACAATCTGATGGGCCTCGTGCTGACGCACGCCCATGAGGACCATTTCGGTGCGATCATCGATCTCTGGCCGAAGCTCGGCTGCAAGATCTACGCGACGCAATTCAGCGCGGCGCTGTTCGAGGCCAAATGCGCCGCCGAGCGCAATCCGCCGAAGATCCCGATCACCGTGATCCCGTCGGGCGGGCGGGTCGATATCGGCCCGTTCAATGTCGAGTTCATCCCGGTCGCGCATTCGATTCCGGAATCGCACGCGCTTGCGATCAAGACCGATGTCGGCACCGTGCTGCATACCGGCGACTGGAAGATCGATCCGACCCCGATCATCGGGCTGCCGACGGACGAGCGGCGGCTGCGCGAGCTCGGTGACGAAGGCGTGCTGGCGCTGGTCGGCGATTCCACCAACGCGGTGCGCGACGGGCGCTCGCCCTCGGAGACCGAGGTTGCCGCCACCATCAAGAAGCTGGTCAAGGCGGCCAAGGGCCGGGTCGCCGTCACGACCTTCGCCTCCAATGTCGCCCGCGTGAGGGCGGTGGCGGACGCCGCGAACGCCGCCGATCGCGAGGTCGTCGTGGTCGGCCGCGCCATGGAGCGCGTGGTGCAGGTGGCGCGCGAGTGCGGCTATCTCGACGGCTCGCACAAGTTCCGCAGCACCGACTATTACGGCCACTTCCCGCCCGACAAGGTGCTGGCGCTGTGCACCGGCAGCCAGGGTGAACCCCGCGCCGCGTTGGCTCGGATCGCCAACAACGACCACCCGCAGGTGACCCTGAACAGGGGCGACACCGTGATCTTCTCCTCCCGCACCATTCCCGGCAACGAGAAGGCGGTCGGCGGCATCATCAACGGGCTGGTGACGCAGGGCGTGGAAATCATCACCGACCGCGAGCATCTGGTGCATGTCTCCGGCCATCCGCGCCGTGACGAGCTGCGCGACATGATCTCCTGGGTGCGGCCGCAGCTCCTGATCCCCGTGCATGGCGAGGCGCTGCATCTCGCCGAGCACGCCAAGCTGGCGCGCGCCGCGGGTGTCCCAAAAGTCCTGACCTGCCGCAACGGCGACCTCGTCAAGCTCGGGCCCGGTGATCCCGGCATCGTCGGCGAAGTGCCGTCGGGGCGGCTCTACAAGGACGGAACCATCCTGGAGGATTCCAAGTCGCGCGCCGTGGTCGAGCGGCGGCGGATGGGTTTTGCCGGGTGCGCCTTCGTTGCCGTTGCCATGACCGCGCAGGGCGAGATGGTCGACGATCCCGAGGTTGATCTCGTCGGCATGCCGGAGAAAAATGCCGCGGGCGAATTGTTCGACGACATTGTGTTCGATGTCGTGGTATCGACGATCGAGGGCCTGCCCCGGCCGCGGCGCCGCGATCCGGACGCACTCGGGGAATCGGTGCGCCGCGCGGTGCGGGCCGCGCTGAACGAGCAGTGGGGCAAGAAGCCGATCTGCGTCGTGCACGTTCTGACGGTCTGA
- the nuoI gene encoding NADH-quinone oxidoreductase subunit NuoI — translation MSVNVNATARSLLLSEFVSAFVLAMRYFFKPKPTLNYPFEKGPISPRFRGEHALRRYPNGEERCIACKLCEAICPAQAITIEAGPRRNDGTRRTVRYDIDMVKCIYCGLCQEACPVDAIVEGPNFEFATETREELYYDKAKLLANGDRWEREIAKSIALDAPYR, via the coding sequence ATGAGTGTCAACGTCAACGCAACAGCCCGCTCGCTTCTGCTCTCGGAATTCGTCTCGGCGTTCGTTCTCGCCATGCGCTATTTCTTCAAGCCGAAGCCGACGCTGAATTATCCCTTCGAGAAGGGGCCGATCTCGCCGCGCTTCCGCGGCGAGCACGCGCTGCGCCGCTATCCGAACGGCGAAGAACGCTGCATCGCCTGCAAGCTGTGCGAGGCGATCTGCCCGGCGCAGGCGATCACGATCGAGGCCGGCCCGCGCCGTAACGACGGCACCCGCCGCACGGTGCGCTACGACATCGACATGGTGAAGTGCATCTATTGCGGCCTGTGCCAAGAGGCATGCCCGGTGGACGCCATCGTCGAGGGACCGAATTTCGAATTCGCGACCGAGACCCGCGAGGAACTCTACTATGACAAGGCGAAGCTGCTCGCCAATGGCGACCGCTGGGAGCGCGAGATTGCGAAGTCGATCGCGCTCGACGCGCCGTACCGGTGA
- the nuoL gene encoding NADH-quinone oxidoreductase subunit L, translating into MIQAIVFLPLLGAILAGIISLVGAHARCPSGDTVDHHDDAHGDAHALSAHDDHGHDDHGHDDHGHDDHHVAEPPAAGSRLAELITTGLLFVSAALSWFTLVDVGFMHHDARVVLLPWITSGDLQVAWTLRVDTLTAVMLVVVNTVSALVHLYSIGYMDEDPNRPRFFGYLSLFTFAMLMLVTSDNLVQLFFGWEGVGLASYLLIGFWYQKPSANAAAIKAFVVNRVGDFGFALGIFAIFALVGSTDFETIFHAAPGLTGKTIDFFGWHPDALTLTCLFLFMGAMGKSAQFLLHTWLPDAMEGPTPVSALIHAATMVTAGVFMVARLSPLFELSPTAQAVVMFFGATTAFFAATIGLVQNDIKRIVAYSTCSQLGYMFVAMGAGAYSVGMFHLFTHAFFKALLFLGSGSVIYAMHHEQDIRNMGGLWRKIPYTFAVMCIGTLALTGFPLFAGYFSKDAIIEAAYAAHNPFATYAYLLTIVAAGLTSFYSWRLIFKTFFGEPHDQKHYEAAHESPVWMLVPIGVLAAGSILAGLPFKEVFASPHGVEEFFRESVKMNPHILEDMEHMPSWLAPLPTVMMALGLFISYLFYIRRPYLPVELANQQPMLYQFLLNKWYFDELYDWIFVRPAKWLGYTLWKKGDGFVIDGFGPDGVSARVLDVTRNVVKLQTGYLYHYAFAMLIGAAGLITWFMFGLGGQ; encoded by the coding sequence ATGATACAGGCAATCGTATTTCTGCCTCTGCTGGGAGCCATTCTCGCGGGGATCATCTCGCTGGTCGGCGCGCATGCGCGCTGCCCGAGCGGCGACACCGTCGACCATCACGACGACGCGCATGGCGACGCTCATGCCTTGTCGGCCCATGACGACCACGGCCACGACGACCACGGCCACGACGACCATGGCCATGACGACCACCATGTCGCCGAGCCGCCGGCAGCCGGCTCCCGGCTGGCCGAGCTGATCACCACGGGCTTGCTGTTCGTCTCGGCGGCGCTGTCCTGGTTCACGCTGGTCGATGTCGGCTTCATGCACCATGACGCGCGCGTCGTGCTGCTGCCCTGGATCACCTCGGGCGACCTGCAGGTCGCCTGGACGCTGCGGGTCGACACCCTGACCGCGGTGATGCTGGTCGTGGTCAACACGGTGTCCGCGCTCGTCCACCTCTATTCCATCGGTTACATGGACGAGGACCCGAACCGGCCGCGCTTCTTCGGCTATCTTTCGCTGTTCACCTTCGCGATGCTGATGCTGGTGACCTCGGACAACCTCGTGCAGCTGTTCTTCGGCTGGGAGGGCGTCGGTCTCGCGAGCTACCTCCTGATCGGCTTCTGGTACCAGAAGCCGTCGGCCAATGCGGCGGCGATCAAGGCCTTCGTGGTCAACCGCGTCGGCGACTTCGGCTTCGCGCTCGGTATCTTCGCGATCTTCGCGCTGGTCGGCTCGACTGACTTCGAGACCATCTTCCATGCCGCGCCCGGGCTGACCGGCAAGACCATCGACTTCTTCGGTTGGCACCCCGACGCGCTGACGCTGACCTGTCTGTTCCTGTTCATGGGCGCGATGGGCAAATCCGCCCAGTTCCTGCTGCACACCTGGTTGCCGGACGCGATGGAAGGCCCGACCCCGGTGTCGGCGCTGATCCACGCCGCGACCATGGTTACCGCCGGCGTCTTCATGGTGGCGCGGCTGTCGCCGCTGTTCGAGCTGTCGCCGACCGCGCAGGCGGTGGTGATGTTCTTCGGCGCGACCACGGCGTTCTTCGCCGCCACGATCGGCCTCGTGCAGAACGACATCAAGCGCATCGTCGCGTACTCGACCTGTTCCCAGCTCGGCTACATGTTCGTGGCGATGGGAGCGGGGGCCTATTCGGTCGGCATGTTCCACCTGTTCACGCACGCCTTCTTCAAGGCGCTGCTGTTCCTGGGCTCCGGCTCGGTGATCTACGCGATGCACCACGAGCAGGACATCCGCAACATGGGTGGCCTGTGGCGCAAGATACCGTACACGTTCGCGGTGATGTGCATCGGCACCCTGGCGCTGACCGGCTTCCCTCTGTTTGCCGGCTACTTCTCCAAGGACGCGATCATCGAGGCGGCCTATGCCGCGCACAACCCGTTCGCGACCTACGCCTATCTCTTGACCATCGTGGCTGCCGGCCTGACCTCGTTCTACTCCTGGCGCCTGATCTTCAAGACGTTCTTCGGCGAGCCGCACGACCAGAAGCACTACGAGGCCGCGCATGAGAGCCCGGTCTGGATGCTGGTGCCGATCGGCGTGCTTGCCGCCGGCTCGATCCTGGCGGGCCTGCCGTTCAAGGAAGTGTTCGCCAGCCCGCACGGCGTCGAGGAGTTCTTCCGCGAGTCCGTGAAGATGAACCCGCACATCCTCGAGGACATGGAGCACATGCCGAGCTGGCTCGCGCCGCTGCCCACCGTGATGATGGCGCTCGGCCTGTTCATCTCGTACCTGTTCTACATCCGCAGGCCGTATCTGCCGGTCGAGCTCGCGAACCAGCAGCCGATGCTGTACCAGTTCCTGCTCAACAAATGGTACTTCGACGAGCTGTACGACTGGATCTTCGTGCGCCCGGCGAAGTGGCTCGGTTACACGCTGTGGAAGAAGGGCGATGGCTTCGTCATCGACGGCTTCGGTCCGGACGGCGTCTCGGCCCGTGTGCTCGACGTCACCCGCAACGTCGTCAAATTGCAGACCGGCTACCTCTATCACTACGCGTTCGCGATGCTGATCGGGGCCGCTGGATTGATCACCTGGTTCATGTTCGGCTTGGGAGGCCAGTAA
- the nuoK gene encoding NADH-quinone oxidoreductase subunit NuoK: MTIGLGHYLAVGAILFTLGILGIFLNRKNIIVILMSIELILLSVNINLVAFSTFLGDIVGQVFALLVLTVAAAEAAIGLAVLVVYFRNRGSIAVEDVNLMKG, from the coding sequence ATGACGATCGGGCTAGGGCACTATCTGGCGGTCGGCGCGATCCTGTTCACGCTCGGGATCCTCGGCATCTTCCTGAACCGCAAGAACATCATCGTCATCCTGATGTCGATCGAGCTGATCCTGCTCTCGGTCAACATCAACCTGGTGGCGTTCTCGACCTTCCTCGGCGACATCGTCGGCCAGGTGTTCGCGCTGCTGGTGCTGACGGTGGCGGCGGCCGAGGCCGCGATCGGCCTCGCGGTGCTGGTGGTGTATTTCCGCAACCGCGGTTCGATCGCGGTTGAAGACGTCAATCTGATGAAGGGCTAA
- a CDS encoding NADH-quinone oxidoreductase subunit M: MTTWPILSVTTFLPAVGAILVYLLARGGDETASRTARWIALWTTLITFAVSLILVARFDPASTDFQFVEKTSWLATGITYHMGIDGISLPLIILTTAIMPLCIIASWKSVTQRVSEYMMAFLILETLMVGTFSALDLVLFYLFFEGGLIPMFLIIGVWGGPRRVYASFKFFLYTFLGSVLMLLAIMALYWNAGTTDIPTLMHTAVPRSLQTWAWLAFFASFAVKMPMWPVHTWLPDAHVEAPTAGSVILAAILLKMGGYGFLRFSLPMFPLASHDFAPFVFTLSVIAIIYTSLVAMMQEDMKKLIAYSSVAHMGFVTMGIFAVTTQGVAGGMFQMVSHGIVSGALFLCVGIVYDRMHTREIAAYGGLVNRMPLYAMTFMVFTMANVGLPGTSGFVGEFMTLLGTFKISLPTAFFATTGVILSACYALWLYRKVVFGALVKPSLMSIKDLTFRECVTLFPLIALTILFGVYPKPVLDMSAASVQQLVNNYNTAVTAVKAAALVTQ; encoded by the coding sequence ATGACAACCTGGCCCATCCTTTCCGTCACGACCTTCCTGCCGGCGGTCGGCGCGATCCTGGTCTACCTCTTGGCGCGGGGCGGCGACGAGACCGCGAGCCGCACGGCGCGCTGGATCGCGCTGTGGACCACGCTGATCACCTTCGCGGTGTCGCTGATCCTGGTCGCGCGCTTCGATCCGGCCTCGACCGACTTCCAATTCGTCGAGAAGACGTCCTGGCTCGCCACCGGCATCACCTATCACATGGGCATCGACGGCATCTCGCTGCCGCTGATTATCCTGACCACCGCGATCATGCCGCTCTGCATCATCGCGAGCTGGAAGTCGGTGACGCAGCGCGTCAGCGAATACATGATGGCGTTCCTGATCCTGGAAACGCTGATGGTCGGCACCTTCTCGGCGCTCGACCTCGTGCTGTTCTATCTGTTCTTCGAGGGCGGCCTGATTCCGATGTTCCTGATCATCGGCGTCTGGGGCGGCCCGCGCCGGGTCTATGCCTCGTTCAAGTTCTTCCTCTACACGTTCCTCGGTTCCGTGCTGATGCTGCTCGCCATCATGGCGCTGTACTGGAACGCCGGCACGACCGATATCCCGACCCTGATGCACACCGCGGTGCCGCGCTCGTTGCAGACCTGGGCGTGGCTCGCCTTCTTCGCCTCGTTCGCGGTGAAGATGCCGATGTGGCCGGTGCACACCTGGCTGCCTGACGCGCATGTCGAGGCGCCGACGGCGGGCTCGGTGATCCTGGCCGCGATCCTCCTGAAGATGGGCGGCTACGGCTTCCTGCGCTTCTCGCTGCCGATGTTCCCGCTGGCCTCGCACGACTTCGCGCCGTTCGTGTTCACGCTGTCCGTCATCGCCATCATCTACACCTCGCTGGTGGCGATGATGCAGGAGGACATGAAGAAGCTGATCGCGTACTCCTCCGTCGCGCATATGGGCTTCGTCACCATGGGCATCTTCGCGGTGACCACGCAGGGCGTCGCCGGCGGCATGTTCCAGATGGTCTCGCACGGCATCGTCTCCGGCGCGCTGTTCCTCTGCGTCGGCATCGTCTACGACCGCATGCACACCCGCGAGATCGCGGCCTATGGCGGCCTCGTCAACCGGATGCCGCTCTACGCGATGACCTTCATGGTCTTCACCATGGCCAATGTCGGTCTGCCGGGCACGAGCGGATTCGTCGGCGAGTTCATGACGTTGCTCGGCACCTTCAAGATCTCGCTGCCGACGGCGTTCTTCGCCACCACGGGCGTGATCCTGTCGGCCTGCTACGCGCTCTGGCTCTACCGCAAGGTGGTGTTCGGCGCGCTGGTCAAGCCGTCGCTGATGTCGATCAAGGATCTGACATTCCGCGAATGCGTGACGCTGTTCCCGCTGATCGCGCTGACCATCCTGTTCGGCGTCTATCCGAAGCCGGTGCTCGACATGTCGGCCGCCTCGGTGCAGCAGCTCGTCAACAATTACAACACCGCCGTGACTGCCGTGAAGGCAGCCGCGCTGGTTACGCAGTAA
- a CDS encoding biotin--[acetyl-CoA-carboxylase] ligase: protein MTFTLGPRAIAAGYKLAAFDQIGSTNAEAMLRARDGERGPMWFVTPEQTAGRGRRQRVWVAPRGNLASSILEVTGVQPAVAATLGFAAGLSLEAALRKVSIEAALRLGPDSPKFTLKWPNDVLANGKKLSGILLEAEAVGDRLAVVVGIGTNVIAAPEGTPTPAVSLAALGIQIGAEELFVALSDAWVEFRGIWDDGRGFPEIRRLWLERAAGLGDKVAVQTGAATVEGTFDTIDDTGCLIVRTAAGQRLPVTAGEVYFGTAATVRAN, encoded by the coding sequence ATGACCTTCACGCTCGGACCCCGGGCCATTGCGGCGGGCTACAAGCTCGCCGCCTTCGATCAGATCGGCTCGACCAATGCCGAGGCGATGCTGCGCGCGCGCGATGGCGAGCGCGGGCCGATGTGGTTCGTGACGCCGGAGCAGACCGCTGGCCGCGGACGCCGTCAGCGGGTATGGGTCGCGCCGCGCGGCAATCTCGCCAGCAGCATTCTCGAGGTGACCGGCGTTCAGCCGGCGGTTGCCGCGACGCTCGGCTTTGCCGCTGGGCTGTCGCTCGAAGCCGCGTTGCGGAAGGTCAGCATCGAGGCGGCGCTGCGGCTCGGGCCGGACAGCCCGAAATTCACCCTGAAATGGCCGAACGACGTGCTGGCCAACGGCAAGAAGCTCTCGGGCATCCTGCTGGAGGCCGAGGCGGTCGGCGACCGGCTTGCGGTCGTCGTCGGCATCGGCACCAACGTCATTGCGGCGCCCGAGGGCACGCCGACGCCTGCGGTATCGCTCGCTGCGCTCGGCATTCAGATCGGTGCGGAAGAGCTGTTTGTGGCATTGTCGGATGCTTGGGTCGAGTTTCGCGGCATCTGGGACGATGGCCGCGGCTTCCCGGAGATCCGCAGGCTGTGGCTGGAGCGCGCGGCCGGCCTCGGCGACAAGGTCGCGGTCCAGACCGGCGCGGCGACCGTTGAAGGTACCTTTGACACCATCGACGACACCGGCTGCCTGATCGTCCGCACCGCGGCCGGGCAGCGCTTGCCTGTAACGGCCGGCGAGGTCTATTTCGGCACTGCAGCCACAGTGAGGGCCAACTGA